One Heyndrickxia oleronia genomic window, GCTCTACAATCCTCTAATGTGTATGACCAACAATTTTCCTTGGAAAAGGTTAAACAGCATATAAAAAAATACGAACAATATTCACAAACAGAAGAAGGAAAAGAGACGATTCTAAATAAATTTGAGGAGAAGCTTCAAAAAGTAGGGAGTATTGGTCCTTTTATTAGTCAGCTAAAGGTTATGTATGAGAAATTTCGCTTAAAGATGGGGACTCCTTATGAACTTGGATTAATGGGAGCGGCACTTGTTTTTTTTATTTTACCAGTTGATGTTATCCCGGATTATATCTTTCCGATTGGGTTTCTAGATGATGCGATGGCTGTGCAAATCGTTATACAGTCATTATCGATGAATAAATGATTCTGATAGTATAGTAGAAAAATAGATTTAAAAAAACGCAAGCAAGGAAAATGATTTATACTTTCTTGCAATTTCGAATATAGGTGAGGGAACACATGAAAAAAAGAGAAAGAAGGACTAAAAGGAAATGGCTGAGAAATCTCTTTTTGCTGATAGTTATATTAATTGTAGGAATCATCGGTTATTGTATCTATCAATATAATCAAGGGTTATCTGAGGCAAATAATGGAAAATTCAAGAAGGATGGCGCTACCTATGATTTATTTAAAGGTGCTGAGCCGAAATTTGGAGTCATTAATATTTTATTGATTGGTACTGACACGAGAGGTGGGGATCGCGG contains:
- a CDS encoding helix-turn-helix domain-containing protein gives rise to the protein MTEGKQGDHLGLLLKELLKEQSLSMRKLSELSGIDTATISRIINGKRKATPEHLQKFAECLQVPMTDLFVAAGFPLAKQESQNSDIHQSIDSIEQALQSSNVYDQQFSLEKVKQHIKKYEQYSQTEEGKETILNKFEEKLQKVGSIGPFISQLKVMYEKFRLKMGTPYELGLMGAALVFFILPVDVIPDYIFPIGFLDDAMAVQIVIQSLSMNK